ttattattattattatattattattattattattattattattattattattattaatcacAATTAACAagtgatttttatgtgtttaattttttGATCGATCTTGACGAACAAACTAATCTAGCTAGCACTTTTTTTACTCTTTCTATATGATTTGGATGCGATATTGTTATTATACTGGAATGAAGTTTACTGTGTGCTTATTCAAAGGATATCGACTAAGAGGTTCTCCGtcagcaaaaaaaataataataatattattttattatttaatgttGTGTCCATCGTTTGGGTCACTACTCGAGTTGCTCATTCCCTCTAAAGTAGCTTGACCTTTATATGAAAGGTTAACTTGTGatgttttgtatatattgaaAAACTCTCATTGCCTTTTCTTCATAAATGGGAGACAATATTCACTAAATTAGCCTAGCTAAAgctaattacatatatacacaaataCAAAGAGTAAAGAGGAATATTTGATAAAgagataatattattattatggcTATAGCACAAGATGTTTTGCCATGCATAGCCATGGTGATAATAGAAATGTGTACAATTTTCTTGACTATAATGGCAAGTACATCCATGTCAAGATTAGGGATGAGTTCTTATGTTTTTGTGGTTTATACAAATGCTCTTAGCTCAAttattcttcttccttgttCATATTTCTATCATAGAAGAGACAAGTAAGATTTCATCAcctttttttgttgtaatttatTCAACAAATTTGATGAACATCTTGTCTTGCAATAATAGAGAATAAGATATATAATATGTGttgatgtttaattttttttttaatttgttgcaGGATACAAGCTTCATTGTTTACTTTCCCAATACTTATCCGTGTATTTATCCTTGGTTTAGTAGGGTtagttcttcttttctctcttttcactACTACATACGATATAACATATTCAGTATTATTCCACTAGTAAGATTTAGGGAGGATATCATATAAGATGTACACAAATTTTATCGGGATATTGATCACCTGTTTTTGATAGATCTTCGgctctttctctcttcttcacttctaagagaaaaatataatttcaagcTAGGTAGATCATATTTTCATAAGTACTAATTAATTACGATGGTTAATATAATAGAGAGAAAGATTCCacatttaaatttgatgagttagAATTTTAGGCTCTAAACTGATGAAGTTGTACTTTTGAATTAATggatttatattattttagtatttatttgaaatttttagtgGTTCTATCGTGCCACGCACACATATTTATACTCACAAATCAAAGACTGAGCTCAGTTTAATCTATTGTAGAAAGGTGCAtagtttaagagaaaaaaaattctaaaaaaaaaaggaatttgaaCAAATTTTAGATGTTTGTCTGATTATAAATCATATCAATACCACATCGATGATAAATGGAGTCCTATACTTCCATTATATGACTtggttaatattatattaataattctCCCCTAAAACTATCGTTTTGAATTGAGTTAGACTGAAAATTCATTTGTTCATCATGGTATCAAATTATCCGGACCTCCAATATTGGCCCCTGGATAGATTGTTCATGCGTATTCTTGATAAACCAGCGTTTATAAATAGATGTAGGAGAATCCGTTTGGCAGGGGATCAGGGGAATATATATGACatactaaaattaataaaaaaaaaaagtatgtcatataaattaagacACGCGACgatatttgattttatgatgGTGTGTTTGCAGGGTTACAATAGCTCAGAACCTTGCATTTGCTGGACTAAGTTACAGTTCACCAATTGTAGCCTGTGGCATGGCCAACATGGTCCCAGCTTTAACTTTTATTCTTGCTATATTTCTCAGGTTAATTATTTCTTCAACCACAACTTctttattatttcatattatatgaTTTTTGTTGATTGGAATCTTGAATCTTGAAAACTAGATACTATGGAGccttaaacaaaagaaaaagatttgCTACctcacataattttaattttttctagtGGTCCTTTAATTTCTTGCAacttgatgaaataaataaaattgacaaATTATTGGTGATGTAGAAAAAGAGATCTAGAACTTGTGGAGGATGTTAGAAGTGGGACATCaagtttaaatttatattaattagatTCAAGAATTGTGTGTTGATGAATCTATAAATGGTGGCCAAGAGTCAAATACACTTGGATCCAACTTAATATATGGGGGCCATATACACCAGGAAGAGAAAacgaatttttttatttaaaaaagaatgacattatttttatttttattttatttttaattaaattatatcatataaattaaaacttaaaaataatattatatttagagGTTAGGAATAAATTAAGTGATGGAGTTGGTTGGTAAAGAGATGGACCTACGTACTACCTACGTGCCACTACGTTTGCTTGTAAAAATTCAGTCAAACAGTTCCTTCCAATGAAAAGTTACATATATATTTCCTAAATATTTGAATGGGTCATTGTTGAAGTATGTGATCATTTCACATGTGGgcctaatttttttatgaatcaagcatgtgaatttttttaaatatgagtGGTGGTGAGATTTGATCACAGGTGGTGGAAATGATCTTTTTAATATGAGCGGCGTTGAGATTCGATCTGAAGACATTTGTCTGCTCTGATACTGTCAAAAGTTGTAGTGTGATTGATAAAACTATTTGCTAGTATCTTCTAATTAAGTGATCtgattgtaaaaatatttatcgcAACGTAACGTCATGTTAATTTGGTCATCATTATTAATCACTATTCtaattcaacatttttttttaggaaaataagaattgatgTGAAGAGCCAAGGAAGCCAAGCAAGAATGATTGGAACTCTAATATCAATAATTGGTGGCTTGTTAATGACTTACTACAAAGGTGGAGTGGTGAAGCAATATTCCCCAACTTTTCTTCACCTAGCCAACCCACACCTCCTTGTTTTCACTTCAACACATGAGAATTGGGTTCTTGGTTGCTTCTTATTTGCTTCAGCTTCATTAGCTCTTTGTATATGGAATATTATTCAGGTAATATATACCGTTCGACCAACTAATTTATTAATATGACTGAAAATCTGAAATATACataacttatatattttataaactagTTGACTGAAGTGCTTAGAATCGTAACTCGTAAATCGTAATCATCCCTTTTCACACCAAAGTCACTTTGAATTGTAGTTTATTtacttatgtttgttttttttatggTCAGGTTGGAACTATTAGAAAGTACCCACATGTGATGAAATTAGTGTTTCTATATACTTTATTTGGGACGATACAATCAGCAatatttgctttggtgatggaAAAAGATCTTAATGCTTGGAAACTCGAGCTTAACATGGAGCTTCTTGTCATTGTTTTAACAGTAAGTTTAATAAAGtgcacaattttttaattttctatagttaatttatcaattatagCTATCGTCAAACTATATTaacatgcaattttttttttgtttgttctt
The DNA window shown above is from Solanum stenotomum isolate F172 chromosome 6, ASM1918654v1, whole genome shotgun sequence and carries:
- the LOC125867025 gene encoding WAT1-related protein At1g70260-like — encoded protein: MAIAQDVLPCIAMVIIEMCTIFLTIMASTSMSRLGMSSYVFVVYTNALSSIILLPCSYFYHRRDKIQASLFTFPILIRVFILGLVGVTIAQNLAFAGLSYSSPIVACGMANMVPALTFILAIFLRKIRIDVKSQGSQARMIGTLISIIGGLLMTYYKGGVVKQYSPTFLHLANPHLLVFTSTHENWVLGCFLFASASLALCIWNIIQVGTIRKYPHVMKLVFLYTLFGTIQSAIFALVMEKDLNAWKLELNMELLVIVLTAIFGSLIRSSVQMWCMRLKGSSFPLFFKPVGIPTASACGCLLFADTFHYGSMLSAIICGMGYFTTLWGQLKDDETSKNIKGRILPTTSDEKVPLLEEREEDEDEEVEGDSKV